A single region of the Brachypodium distachyon strain Bd21 chromosome 3, Brachypodium_distachyon_v3.0, whole genome shotgun sequence genome encodes:
- the LOC100828702 gene encoding ankyrin repeat-containing protein At5g02620, with protein MSATTTPHQEELQKTQMQSKRDVGFEPRPELLMAARRGDWQQLERLLATPQPVRDVVVDIEIEEDVLTSGEAVTMAGDSVLHVVASSGDGEEILKSATAIHGKSSHLLFARNKKGDTPLHCAARAGRGRMVTHLLALATPARAENGHNDGGKKVKEFLRMQNKRGETALHEAVRLGDKDMVDRLMAEDPELARVPPADGASPLYLAVSLGHDDIARQLHEKDNALSFCGPDGRTALHAAVLKSKETTKMLLEWNKDLIKQAERSTGSTALHFAASSERAAGPIISLLLAAGPSLAYQPDNNGSFPIHVAAIADRGNALYTLLHGCHDCAELRDAKGGTFLHVAVVEESSWGVIEALNDDVSFIGNMQDNDGNTALHLAVQHERAGIHDRLRDVGATFGTCRRDSVDKRMRLNEKEEAQKITEAAQTVGLGSALIATVAFAAAFTLPGGYRADDHENGGSPTLAGHYAFDAFIIADTLAFVLSILSIGFLISAGVVPMNLRPRLFSLTCAKILMVSSARSLCAAFAFGLYVELAPVARTTAIASCAITALAFLDTAWSIMRIIPTVMVLVGRGVRLWSWTGLVILTELLWPFWSYIVIAGLCFRIKRVH; from the exons ATGAGTGCCACCACTACACCCCACCAAGAAGAGCTCCAGAAAACACAAATGCAGAGCAAGCGAGATGTGGGCTTCGAGCCTCGTCCCGAGCTGCTCATGGCCGCCCGGCGCGGCGATTGGCAGCAGCTAGAGCGTCTCCTTGCCACGCCTCAGCCGGTGCGCGACGTCGTCGTGGACATCGAGATCGAGGAAGATGTATTGACCTCTGGCGAGGCGGTCACCATGGCTGGGGACTCCGTCCTCCATGTGGTAGCCTCGAGTGGAGACGGCGAGGAGATCCTGAAGAGCGCGACGGCGATCCACGGCAAGTCCAGCCACCTCCTCTTCGCCAGGAACAAGAAAGGCGATACTCCATTGCACTGCGCCGCCCGGGCAGGACGGGGTAGAATGGTCACCCATCTCCTGGCTCTTGCAACTCCTGCAAGAGCCGAGAATGGCCACAACGACGGCGGCAAGAAGGTGAAGGAGTTCCTCAGGATGCAAAACAAGCGGGGAGAGACGGCGCTGCATGAAGCGGTCCGTTTGGGTGACAAGGACATGGTTGACCGGCTGATGGCCGAGGACCCGGAGCTAGCTCGCGTGCCCCCGGCCGAtggcgcctcgccgttgtattTGGCCGTCTCGCTGGGTCACGACGACATTGCACGGCAGCTGCACGAGAAGGACAATGCCCTCTCCTTCTGTGGACCGGACGGGCGAACTGCCTTACATGCCGCTGTTCTTAAGAGCAAAG AGACGACCAAAATGCTATTGGAATGGAACAAGGATCTCATCAAGCAAGCAGAGCGATCCACCGGAAGCACGGCTCTTCACTTCGCCGCGTCCTCGGAAAGGGCCGCCGGGCCGATCATCAGCTTGCTGCTGGCTGCCGGCCCATCCTTGGCGTATCAGCCAGACAACAATGGGTCGTTCCCAATACATGTAGCCGCGATCGCAGACAGAGGCAACGCGCTCTACACCTTGCTCCACGGCTGCCATGACTGCGCGGAGCTGCGCGATGCCAAGGGCGGGACCTTCCTCCATGTCGCCGTCGTTGAAGAGAGCTCGTGGGGTGTCATTGAAGCTTTGAATGACGATGTATCCTTCATCGGGAACATGCAGGACAACGATGGCAACACCGCGCTGCACCTCGCGGTGCAG CATGAAAGAGCTGGGATACATGATAGGCTACGAGATGTCGGTGCTACATTTGGTACTTGCAGGCGGGATTCCGTCGACAAAAGGATGCGCCTAAACGAAAAGGAAGAAGCGCAGAAGATCACTGAAGCCGCGCAGACCGTCGGGCTCGGCTCCGCTCTGATTGCAACGGTGGCGTTCGCCGCGGCCTTTACCCTGCCCGGGGGCTACCGTGCCGATGACCATGAGAATGGTGGCTCTCCGACGCTCGCTGGGCACTACGCCTTTGACGCGTTCATTATCGCCGACACACTCGCCTTCGTCCTCTCAATCCTATCAATCGGATTTCTGATATCCGCGGGGGTCGTCCCAATGAACTTACGCCCCCGCCTCTTCTCCCTCACTTGCGCCAAAATACTCATGGTCAGCTCCGCAAGAAGCCTATGCGCTGCCTTTGCGTTTGGGCTGTACGTGGAGCTAGCTCCTGTTGCGCGCACGACGGCCATCGCGTCTTGTGCGATCACAGCTCTCGCGTTTCTCGATACCGCTTGGTCCATTATGAGAATTATCCCCACTGTGATGGTGCTAGTGGGACGCGGAGTTCGTTTGTGGTCCTGGACGGGACTTGTGATTCTAACGGAATTGCTCTGGCCATTCTGGTCCTACATTGTGATCGCCGGCCTGTGTTTCAGGATCAAGAGAGTTCATTGA